The region TCGTAAAATTTGCCAAATATTTGTAAACCAACTTCTGACTTCAGATGTAGAATTCCCACGATATCGACACAAAAATCCATGTTCTAAACGAGTTACCCCAGCATCAGAGTTTTGAACAATTGAAGAACGTGCTTGTTTAATAATTTCCTGAGATATGGGAAAACCAACCCATAGGAAACTACCAACAACCGGGTTTCCTGCTAACCCGTGGGGACTGTGAAATACTTCTTCGCTACCAGGTAAATATTGCCTATCAATCCATAATGGGATATTATTTTGCCAGATTTCCGTGTGCGATCGCATCTCTCCCTGTACAAATTTCTCCCCTCTGGCACTTCTACCAAATCTCGTAATTTCCCACCCCAGAAAACTGCTTCCCGTAGCTAATTCTACCCGCACATCTTGGCGATAAACCGCACCATTAAATAAAATAGTTTCTTGGGGTAAATACTCTAAACAAGCCCCCTCATCAACTTGAATATTTACAATTTGTCTTGCTGGTAAACCGTTACTGCGATATATTTTACTAGCAGCAGCAGTAGTAATTAATACTTTTGTATCTGCTTGCAGGTGAATTTGGGAAGATAAGCTATCTCCTCCCACCACACCCCCAGCAGTGTGTAAAATCACACTATGACATATTTGTTCACCCTCTGGGTAAAAAGGACGTTGAATCTTGAAAGGTGCTT is a window of Anabaena sphaerica FACHB-251 DNA encoding:
- a CDS encoding urease accessory protein UreD, with translation MTYNTQIDKNWHGKLNLVYAKRQDSTQLIYNHNQAPFKIQRPFYPEGEQICHSVILHTAGGVVGGDSLSSQIHLQADTKVLITTAAASKIYRSNGLPARQIVNIQVDEGACLEYLPQETILFNGAVYRQDVRVELATGSSFLGWEITRFGRSARGEKFVQGEMRSHTEIWQNNIPLWIDRQYLPGSEEVFHSPHGLAGNPVVGSFLWVGFPISQEIIKQARSSIVQNSDAGVTRLEHGFLCRYRGNSTSEVRSWFTNIWQILRVSLLNRGNCIPRVWQI